A portion of the Lolium rigidum isolate FL_2022 chromosome 1, APGP_CSIRO_Lrig_0.1, whole genome shotgun sequence genome contains these proteins:
- the LOC124682565 gene encoding chromatin assembly factor 1 subunit FSM: MDGGGAILGVARSEAPSAGDAAMPDQSQMQVDGPVALNRSAELDAMDIDGAPAQATPPTLTDTIVQVQKQLKRKRASNGPAIAAAEKEALVAGCRQELQGLFEYYREVSGHRMQLDGGNLSSNAVIGCLLEESALGLTRLVDEAFEKLRETEGVSLASVRSSVLLIGQRMMYGQSSPDADVLEDESEMSLWCWEVRDLKLMPVKIRGFLSGRRTARKKIHERISAIHSSLSVLESPGAEAQVNELRKVSIKLSKALNLEGIRSMVERLTQKNNIPRVAKDVESTANQSMQEMRETEGTAGRIETLHGSELPNGNASITEKAVQKMQKQLEKEAKRQEKEEHHIMKQQKKMQEEALREQKRCEKEDAEAKKRQKKQEEEALKEQKRREKEEAELRKQQKRQQEEAEKEQKRLEKEAAQLKKQQALQKQASLMQRFFKSKDGEKQDKSGENNTGACSVDQCTTNKELVSAATSIIDSSFSLKERWTLEYLRRLQITGWQKLSSYNRSSRWGIRHKPKKEAFKALKLQKTSDDMLDEVLSTSNEDTCHNSSQENESDKLGNDIDMLPASEMQSHVTNSNNSLTTRLIKRKLLQFAKSNRPAYYGTWRKQSAFVGPKCPLKMDPDLDYEIDSDDEWEEEDPGESLSDCEKDADEVVEEDSKITDEEEEDSFVVPDGYLSDNEGIQIEGLLDDDKDDEASSLPPSQCPEIEEFRTLLRQQKVLNNLTEQALRKSQPLVISNLAHEKAELLTAQDLMGTSKVEQLCLQVLSMRICPGGGVVDVPVIDSSAIAEETNQSNAKSSPSAASSILDTDLPEIVGVIRSSRDGINKLVESLHQKFPTVAKIQLNRKVREISDFVDNRWQVKKEVLDKLGLTNSPATASPSLPQKTKAAAKLPQKTKGIGMYFSKRCLPPEEAINALASSPELRLKSKTVQGNNGAAGAPQVDLFPSTK; this comes from the exons atggacggcggcggcgcgatccTCGGCGTCGCTCGCTCCGAAGCCCCCAGCGCCGGCGACGCCGCCATGCCGGACCAGTCGCAGATGCAGGTCGACGGCCCCGTCGCGCTCAACCGATCCGCCGAGCTCGACGCGATGGACATCGACGGCGCCCCAGCGCAGGCAACGCCGCCGACGTTGACGGACACCATCGTGCAAGTGCAGAAGCAGCTGAAGCGGAAGAGGGCCTCCAACGGGCCCGCGATTGCTGCCGCGGAGAAGGAGGCCCTCGTGGCCGGGTGCCGGCAGGAGCTGCAGGGCCTCTTCGAGTACTACAGGGAGGTCTCGGGCCACAGGATGCAGCTCGACGGGGGCAACCTGTCGAGCAACGCGGTGATTGGGTGCCTGCTGGAGGAGAGCGCCCTTGGGCTGACCAGGCTGGTGGACGAGGCGTTTGAGAAGCTCAGGGAGACCGAGGGTGTCTCGCTGGCTTCGGTCCGCAGCTCCGTGCTGCTCATTGGGCAGCGGATGATGTACGGGCAGTCCAGCCCCGATGCTGATGTGCTGGAAGATGAATCGGAGATGTCTCTTTGGTGCTGGGAG GTGAGAGATCTCAAGTTAATGCCTGTGAAAATTCGTGGTTTCTTAAGTGGGCGAAGAACTGCCAGAAAGAAGATCCACGAGAGGATCAGCGCTATCCATT CATCTTTGTCAGTCCTGGAATCTCCAGGAGCTGAAGCTCAAGTAAATGAGCTTAGAAAAGTATCAATAAAGCTAAGCAAAGCATTGAACTTGGAAGGGATCAGATCAATGGTGGAAAGGTTGACACAAAAGAACAACATTCCACG GGTTGCCAAAGATGTAGAATCAACAGCTAACCAGTCAATGCAAGAGATGAGAGAAACTGAGGGAACTGCTGGCAGAATAGAGACTCTACATGGTTCTGAGTTGCCAAATGGAAATGCCTCTATCACT GAGAAGGCAGTTCAGAAAATGCAAAAACAACTTGAGAAGGAAGCAAAACGCCAGGAGAAAGAGGAACATCATATAATGAAGCAACAAAAGAAAATGCAAGAAGAGGCACTGAGAGAACAGAAGAGATGTGAAAAGGAAGATGCTGAAGCGAAGAAACGCCAAAAGAAGCAGGAAGAAGAAGCACTGAAAGAACAGAAGCGCCGTGAAAAGGAAGAAGCTGAATTAAGGAAACAACAAAAGAGGCAGCAAGAGGAAGCTGAGAAAGAACAGAAGCGTCTTGAGAAGGAAGCTGCACAGCTCAAGAAACAACAGGCCCTTCAGAAGCAAGCTTCTTTGATGCAGCGCTTTTTCAAAAGTAAGGATGGTGAAAAACAGGATAAATCTGGAGAGAATAACACAGGTGCATGCTCTGTTGATCAATGCACCACCAACAAGGAGCTGGTATCAGCTGCTACATCAATAATTGATTCTTCCTTCTCTCTGAAAGAGAGGTGGACTTTGGAGTATCTTCGGAG GTTGCAGATCACTGGTTGGCAAAAGTTATCAAGCTATAACAGGTCCAGCAGATGGGGTATCAGACACAAACCTAAGAAGGAGGCATTTAAAGCGCTCAAGCTTCAAAAAACCtctgatgacatgcttgatgaagtaCTTTCTACTTCAAATGAAGACACTTGCCACAACTCAAGTCAAGAAAATGAATCAGATAAACTGGGAAATGACATTGATATGCTTCCAGCCAGTGAGATGCAGTCTCATGTCACCAATAGTAATAATTCTCTGACAACTAGATTGATAAAGAGAAAGCTTCTGCAATTTGCCAAAAGTAACAGACCGGCTTATTATGGCACTTGGAGGAAGCAAAG TGCTTTTGTTGGTCCAAAGTGCCCACTCAAGATGGaccctgatcttgattatgaaattgATAGTGATGACGAATGGGAGGAG GAGGATCCTGGTGAGAGCCTTTCTGACTGTGAGAAGGACGCTGATGAGGTTGTAGAGGAAGATTCCAAGATaacagatgaagaagaggaagatagtTTTGTCGTGCCTGATGGTTACCTGTCAGATAATGAG GGCATTCAAATAGAAGGTTTATTGGATGATGATAAAGATGATGAGGCCAGTAGTTTGCCACCCAGCCAGTGTCCAGAAATTGAGGAATTCAGAACTTTGCTACGCCAGCAAAAAGTGCTAAACAATTTGACTGAACAGGCTCTCCGTAAGAGTCAACCTCTTGTAATATCCAACTTAGCTCATGAAAAGGCTGAACTATTGACTGCACAAGATCTCATGGGAACTTCCAAGGTTGAGCAGCTTTGTCTGCAAGTTCTTTCAATGCGTATCTGTCCAGGGGGTGGAGTTGTCGATGTACCAGTCATTGACAGTTCTGCAATTGCTGAAGAAACCAATCAGTCGAATGCGAAGAGTAGTCCTTCTGCTGCATCCTCTATACTGGATACAGATCTGCCAGAAATT GTTGGGGTGATACGGTCAAGTCGAGATGGTATCAACAAGCTGGTTGAGTCACTGCATCAGAAATTTCCAACTGTTGCAAAGATTCAACTGAACCGCAAAGTGAGGGAGATATCTGACTTTGTTGATAACCGCTGGCAG GTTAAGAAAGAGGTTCTTGACAAGCTTGGCTTAACTAACTCACCTG CAACAGCCAGTCCCAGTCTTCCCCAGAAGACTAAAGCAGCAGCCAAACTTCCCCAGAAGACCAAAGGAATAGGCATGTACTTCTCAAAGCGCTGTTTACCTCCAGAAGAGGCCATCAATGCCCTGGCATCTTCACCTGAGCTGCGGTTGAAATCAAAAACTGTTCAAGGCAACAATGGTGCCGCTGGTGCTCCTCAAGTTGATCTGTTTCCCTCTACAAAGTGA